From one Danio rerio strain Tuebingen ecotype United States chromosome 19, GRCz12tu, whole genome shotgun sequence genomic stretch:
- the gdf6b gene encoding growth/differentiation factor 6-B precursor (The RefSeq protein has 2 substitutions compared to this genomic sequence), with translation MCACGILLTFTLLLHFLGVQSMNPLFPSASRGMKVSKSVPAEGNRRAKYGKNVLSASLLSGDIQSRRAIKDAIEPHDYMISIYKTFSAAEKLGLNASFFRSSKAANTITSFVDEGQDDHLNSPLWRQKYLFDVSTLSENVEILGAELRIYTKISGSFRASETGPVEIQLLSCQSHTVLDSQTLDLEDAHKPKWEVFDVWEIFKERQHHSHGNRFCLELRATLDNPEREIDLQYLGFHRHGRPQLKKAILVVFTRSKKRQSLFYEKREKIKLWGLDSIGKERRSHSKTRRSRRTALPNRHGKRHGKKSKSRCSKKPLHVNFRELGWDDWVIAPLDYEAYHCEGMCDFPLRSHLEPTNHAIIQTLMNSMNPSNMPPSCCVPSKLSPISILYIDAGNNVVYKQYEDMVVESCGCR, from the exons ATGTGTGCCTGCGGGATACTTTTGACTTTTACTTTGCTTTTGCATTTTCTTGGTGTTCACTCAATGAATCCTCTGTTTCCAAGCGCATCCAGGGGCATGAAAGTGTCTAAGTCTGTTCCTGCTGAGGGCAACAGGAGAGCAAAATACGGCAAGAATGTGCTGTCAGCATCACTGTTATCCGGAGACATACAGTCCAGAAGGGCGATCAAGGATGCGATTGAACCTCACGATTACATGATTTCCATATACAAGACCTTTTCAGCGGCTGAAAAACTGGGACTGAACGCGAGTTTTTTCCGCTCGTCTAAAGCAGCAAACACCATCACGAGCTTTGTGGACGAGGGTCAAG ATGACCATTTGAACTCTCCACTTTGGAGACAGAAATATTTATTCGACGTATCAACGCTTTCTGAAAATGTGGAGATCCTGGGTGCCGAACTGAGGATTTACACAAAGATCTCCGGAAGCTTCCGCGCATCTGAAACCGGTCCTGTGGAAATACAGCTTCTCTCCTGCCAGTCGCACACTGTCCTTGATTCACAAACTTTGGATCTGGAGGATGCACATAAACCAAAATGGGAAGTTTTCGACGTCTGGGAGATTTTTAAGGAACGTCAGCACCACTCTCATGGCACCCGCTTCTGTTTAGAGCTCAGGGCCACACTGGATAATCCAGAGAGAGAAATTGATTTGCAATATCTTGGATTTCACAGACATGGCCGCCCGCAACTGAAGAAAGCCATACTGGTTGTTTTCACAAGGTCAAAAAAGAGGCAAAGTCTTTTTTATGAAAAAAGAGAGAAGATCAAGCTATGGGGTCTGGATAGTATTGGTAAGGAAAGAAGATCCCACTCGAAAACCCGCCGGAGCAGACGGACTGCTCTACCCAATCGCCATGGCAAGAGACATGGTAAAAAGTCAAAATCTAGATGCAGCAAAAAGCCACTGCATGTCAATTTCAGAGAGCTGGGTTGGGACGATTGGGTCATCGCTCCATTAGATTATGAGGCTTATCACTGTGAGGGCATGTGTGACTTTCCCCTCCGATCTCACCTGGAACCAACCAATCATGCCATCATACAAACTCTAATGAACTCAATGAACCCCAGCAACATGCCACCCAGCTGTTGCGTCCCCTCCAAACTCAGTCCCATTAGCATCTTGTACATTGACGCAGGAAATAATGTTGTGTACAAGCAGTATGAAGACATGGTAGTGGAGTCCTGCGGCTGCAGATGA
- the gdf6b gene encoding growth/differentiation factor 6-B isoform X1 has product MCSCFYKSSASRGMKVSKSVPAEGNRRAKYGKNVLSASLLSGDIQSRRAIKDAIEPHDYMISIYKTFSAAEKLGLNASFFRSSKAANTITSFVDEGQDDHLNSPLWRQKYLFDVSTLSENVEILGAELRIYTKISGSFRASETGPVEIQLLSCQSHTVLDSQTLDLEDAHKPKWEVFDVWEIFKERQHHSHGTRFCLELRATLDNPEREIDLQYLGFHRHGRPQLKKAILVVFTRSKKRQSLFYEKREKIKLWGLDSIGKERRSHSKTRRSRRTALPNRHGKRHGKKSKSRCSKKPLHVNFRELGWDDWVIAPLDYEAYHCEGMCDFPLRSHLEPTNHAIIQTLMNSMNPSNMPPSCCVPSKLSPISILYIDAGNNVVYKQYEDMVVESCGCR; this is encoded by the exons ATGTGTTCGTGTTTTTATAAAAGCAG CGCATCCAGGGGCATGAAAGTGTCTAAGTCTGTTCCTGCTGAGGGCAACAGGAGAGCAAAATACGGCAAGAATGTGCTGTCAGCATCACTGTTATCCGGAGACATACAGTCCAGAAGGGCGATCAAGGATGCGATTGAACCTCACGATTACATGATTTCCATATACAAGACCTTTTCAGCGGCTGAAAAACTGGGACTGAACGCGAGTTTTTTCCGCTCGTCTAAAGCAGCAAACACCATCACGAGCTTTGTGGACGAGGGTCAAG ATGACCATTTGAACTCTCCACTTTGGAGACAGAAATATTTATTCGACGTATCAACGCTTTCTGAAAATGTGGAGATCCTGGGTGCCGAACTGAGGATTTACACAAAGATCTCCGGAAGCTTCCGCGCATCTGAAACCGGTCCTGTGGAAATACAGCTTCTCTCCTGCCAGTCGCACACTGTCCTTGATTCACAAACTTTGGATCTGGAGGATGCACATAAACCAAAATGGGAAGTTTTCGACGTCTGGGAGATTTTTAAGGAACGTCAGCACCACTCTCATGGCACCCGCTTCTGTTTAGAGCTCAGGGCCACACTGGATAATCCAGAGAGAGAAATTGATTTGCAATATCTTGGATTTCACAGACATGGCCGCCCGCAACTGAAGAAAGCCATACTGGTTGTTTTCACAAGGTCAAAAAAGAGGCAAAGTCTTTTTTATGAAAAAAGAGAGAAGATCAAGCTATGGGGTCTGGATAGTATTGGTAAGGAAAGAAGATCCCACTCGAAAACCCGCCGGAGCAGACGGACTGCTCTACCCAATCGCCATGGCAAGAGACATGGTAAAAAGTCAAAATCTAGATGCAGCAAAAAGCCACTGCATGTCAATTTCAGAGAGCTGGGTTGGGACGATTGGGTCATCGCTCCATTAGATTATGAGGCTTATCACTGTGAGGGCATGTGTGACTTTCCCCTCCGATCTCACCTGGAACCAACCAATCATGCCATCATACAAACTCTAATGAACTCAATGAACCCCAGCAACATGCCACCCAGCTGTTGCGTCCCCTCCAAACTCAGTCCCATTAGCATCTTGTACATTGACGCAGGAAATAATGTTGTGTACAAGCAGTATGAAGACATGGTAGTGGAGTCCTGCGGCTGCAGATGA